In Cellulomonas sp. JZ18, the DNA window GTCGGCCCGCTCATCGAGCAGTCGGCCGTCGACCGGGTCGAGGAGCTCGTCACCGAGGCCGTCGACGGCGGCGCGCTCCTGCGGGTCGGCGGCGAGCCGGTGCGCCGGCCGGGCTACTTCTACGCACCGACCGTGCTGACCTCGGTCGACCCGGGGCTGCGCGTCGTCACCGAGGAGACGTTCGGCCCGGTCGCGCCCGTCGTCACGTTCGACGACGAGGACGAGGCCGTGCGCCTGGCGAACGACACGCCGTTCGGGCTCGTCGCGTACGCGTACACGCGGGACGTCGGCCGTGCGATGCGCATGGCCGAGCAGCTGGACGCCGGCATGGTCGGCATCAACCGGGGCATGGTCTCCGACGCGAGCGCGCCGTTCGGCGGGGTGAAGGAGTCGGGGCTGGGCCGCGAGGGCGGCGCGGCCGGCATGGAGGAGTACCTGGAGCCGGTGTACGTCGCGCTGTGACGTCCGGCCCACCGGGGCACAGCGGGCCTGCGACGCGTGCCCCGGTGCCTACAGTGGGCGCGTGACCCCGTCCGATCCCCTGCGTGCCGCGCGCCGCCAGGCGGTCTCGGTCTCGGTGGCGACCGGGCTGTACGGCATCTCGTTCGGCGCCCTGGCGGTCGCCTCGGGCCTCGACGTCGCGCAGACGATGGCACTGAGCCTGCTGCTCTTCTCCGGCGGGTCGCAGTTCGCCCTGATCGGCGTCGTCGGCGCCGGCGGTGCGGTCGGGGCCGCGATCGCGTCCGCCGCCCTGCTCGGCGCCCGCAACGCGCTCTACGGCGCGCAGCTCGCGCCGCTCCTCGCGCTGCCGGGATCGCGGCTCCTGCCCGCGGCGCAGCTGACGATCGACGAGTCGACCGCGGTCGCGACCGCCCAGCCGACGCGCGCCGCGGCCCGGGTGGGGTTCTGGTGGACGGGCGCCGGCATCTACGTGCTGTGGAACCTGTTCACGCTGGTCGGGGCGATGGCCGGCGACCGGCTCGGGGACCCGCGCGCGTACGGTCTCGACGCGGCGGCCGCCGCGGCCTTCCTCGCCCTCCTGTG includes these proteins:
- a CDS encoding AzlC family ABC transporter permease, with the translated sequence MTPSDPLRAARRQAVSVSVATGLYGISFGALAVASGLDVAQTMALSLLLFSGGSQFALIGVVGAGGAVGAAIASAALLGARNALYGAQLAPLLALPGSRLLPAAQLTIDESTAVATAQPTRAAARVGFWWTGAGIYVLWNLFTLVGAMAGDRLGDPRAYGLDAAAAAAFLALLWPRLGGPQGRTARLVAGAAVLVALATTPVLPSGVPVLLAAAVAILVGVLTPAPAGPAVPVPAGDGDRARGDGRETAP